Proteins encoded together in one Phalacrocorax aristotelis chromosome 7, bGulAri2.1, whole genome shotgun sequence window:
- the SPHKAP gene encoding A-kinase anchor protein SPHKAP isoform X1, with protein sequence MAGRPPPAAAGPGRPPPAAPSSFESPLMHEVPEHQGSSTDSSASSLGSSVTACKKILCSNSLLESTDYWLQNQRTPCQIGFLEDKSESNCASVCFVNLDANRDDCSDEQVKQRLISVSPNLPKLISSMNVQPPKENEIVLLSGLASGNLQADYEVPQCPWLADVCLVQCARGDRKNSASCIIFEINKFLIGLELVQERQLQIEAHVLKPEDDTNCSVSSIEEDFLTASEHFEDDNEADEYKTGHEKLSVSETSSDVKKNKGKGFENLHYKKARLPFILEGNGINKDNAATRVSEAVNVVAEDGILQPEDKSDQEMLLQKELAGRATSSFSTTNLTSEVENSSSVHVLEDVSLTKMAKEELGPLYDPTVKHNSKTDGEDCAGIRKTVPPSQNERATTGQYATNLAESVLQDAFIRLSQSQPTFSEEAAVSISVGSSCKSEDVSVPRSWNELPKIVIVQSPDSSENVSEWPGSAFPNLCHWTESESSAEVSDYLEEEHSNGHGQSALEVALACAATVVGTISSPQAAEKFRWDQEATDSKSGAVDNEELHAASSQLLDDSAGTEYSFPSALCGMTQVASAVAVCGLGETKEEKYPAASSGLMSAAQTSAAITLHCSIAIGSSMEKLNNSIAEALLKEASIILTKPNTYKNVGHFMESINGKIIETAARPRIAHTDEVIRDELAQNLSNIILRHSVEEVRKKRQLHPHSENGSSTQDIFMETANELLFNVIYFTCKKMNDLRQVEECSPLFSEGTKAEKVTRAEGWSTQATARETSHSPLDHSAVKPFGTSYSTSASKDLGSVANTRKSNMKDVNSKESATLNSEPTGRATGHNTLVAKTSPKKRYLKRTARDCYKSPNQSNNHQKKKDYRSFSDRENTVANNECRHGVQEQLSSSATMNAENQAKHKCDAVLNNDVQVSLSLLGNHVLLPSQPVLQVKHSRDKYCITDFAEELAETVVSMATEIAAICLENSNGKQPWFCAWKRGNEYLMTQSLSCRTMKRKKETHANGSVVRKHRAPRLSEIKRKTDEHPELKERLMNRVVDESINLEDTPDSVNVFANEVAAKIMNLTELSMVDSIWQGPNHPRNRLHCERWSRAKASSCESIPEEDSDSKASLNTLGLMNTFGQPVSQTSSVSKQSSCESITDEFSRFMVNQMENEGRGFDLLLDYYAGKNANNILTSALQQVAKKTGHLNVRPSCPSKQSSTESITEEFYRYMLREIEKENKDNLSSPRNSKDWCDSLLPPSLRSPFCFRQSSVPDSRSSGSRLTVNVPIKANSLDGFAHHHQDSLSVQPVSTVASSGLCKSDSCLYQRCKTDQITDMLIHETWASSIESLMRKNKIIADEAEAAEADQFHSDSPPHVEQYANRLAANIVESGKNLIVVQQDSFDYTSQEHVLESKHPQSTTQIQSKPKRDGVNLDEKKEHVKSPGCLPAGQHREVPLIQIETDQRDEPDKESESLTSCGPSGKQQQSKEKPPEAFDGKHMVSSSLPSSNSPQNRPDAEIIGETKTAEEFPNHLSSSEESTGSWSQLANDEDNPDDTSSYLQLSERSLSNGNSSTTSSLGIMDLEIYQENVPSSPMINELVEEKVFLKEQTENTEESTSGLSVGTANCQKDLLVINFDLEPECPDVELRATLQWIAASELGIPTIYFKKSQENRIEKFLDVVQLVQRKSWKVGDIFHAVVQYCKLSEEGREMTPSLFDWLLELG encoded by the exons GTTTGTTTTGTGAATTTAGATGCAAACAGAGATGATTGCAGTGATGAGCAAGTGAAACAG AGGTTGATCAGCGTCTCTCCAAATCTCCCCAAACTCATCAGTTCAATGAACGTACAACcaccaaaggaaaatgaaatagtCCTGCTGAGTGGATTAGCATCAGGAAACCTTCAGGCCGATTATGAAGTTCCCCAG TGTCCTTGGCTGGCAGATGTCTGCTTGGTTCAGTGTGCGAGGGGGGACAGGAAAAACAGCGCAAGCTGCATcatttttgaaataaacaaGTTTCTGATTGGACTTGAGCTCGTTCAGGAGAGACAGCTGCAGATAGAAGCTCATGTCTTAAAGCCCGAGGATGACACAAACTGCTCAGTGTCCTCAATAGAAGAAGATTTCCTCACAGCATCTGAGCACTTCGAGGATGACAACGAGGCTGATGAATATAAAACTG gTCATGAAAAATTAAGTGTTTCAGAAACATCTTCAGATGTcaaaaaaaataagggaaaggGATTTGAAAATCTCCACTACAAAAAAGCCAGGTTACCATTCATTCTTGAAGGGAACGGGATTAATAAAGATAATGCAGCTACTAGAGTCTCTGAAGCTGTGAATGTTGTGGCTGAAGATGGCATCTTACAACCTGAAGATAAATCAGACCAGGAAATGTTGTTGCAGAAGGAATTAGCTGGAAGAGCTACTTCATCCTTTAGTACTACTAATTTGACTAGTGAGGTTGAAAATTCCTCCTCAGTGCATGTGTTAGAAGATGTATCTTTAACCAAAATGGCTAAAGAGGAGCTGGGGCCTCTGTATGACCCAACAGTGAAACACAACAGTAAGACAGATGGAGAGGATTGTGCAGGTATCAGGAAAACTGTTCCTCCCTCGCAAAATGAGCGGGCAACTACAGGTCAGTATGCCACAAATTTAGCAGAATCTGTTCTGCAAGATGCGTTCATTAGGCTGTCACAGTCGCAACCCACTTTTAGTGAGGAGGCTGCCGTCAGCATCTCTGTAGGAAGCTCCTGCAAGTCAGAAGATGTATCTGTTCCCCGATCGTGGAATGAACTTCCAAAGATCGTCATAGTGCAAAGTCCAGACAGTTCTGAGAATGTTTCTGAGTGGCCAGGGTCTGCCTTCCCCAACCTGTGCCACTGGACTGAATCAGAAAGTTCTGCTGAAGTTTCAGATTACTTAGAGGAAGAACATTCAAATGGACATGGCCAGAGTGCACTGGAAGTGGCTCTGGCTTGTGCAGCCACTGTTGTTGGAACCATTTCCAGTCCCCAGGCTGCAGAAAAGTTCAGATGGGATCAAGAAGCCACAGACTCTAAAAGTGGAGCGGTTGATAATGAAGAGCTACACGCAGCATCTTCACAGCTGCTTGATGACAGTGCTGGCACAGAATATTCATTTCCATCTGCACTGTGTGGCATGACTCAAGTAGCAAGTGCTGTAGCCGTCTGTGGTCTGGGTGAAACGAAGGAAGAGAAGTACCCTGCAGCGTCAAGTGGACTTATGTCTGCTGCTCAGACTTCTGCAGCCATTACTCTTCATTGCAGCATAGCTATAGGAAGCAGCATGGAGAAACTGAATAATAGCATTGCAGAGGCACTTCTCAAAGAGGCATCAATAATTTTGACAAAACCCAACACATACAAAAATGTAGGGCATTTTATGGAATccataaatggaaaaattattgAAACAGCAGCAAGGCCACGGATTGCACACACTGATGAAGTAATCAGGGATGAACTTGCACAAAACTTATCCAATATTATTCTACGACATTCTGTTGAAGAGGTTAGGAAGAAGAGACAGCTACACCCCCATTCAGAAAATGGCTCAAGTACGCAAGACATTTTCATGGAGACTGCAAATGAGttgctttttaatgtaatatattTCACTTGCAAGAAGATGAATGACTTAAGACAAGTTGAAGAGTgttctcctctcttttctgagggcacaaaagcagagaaagtaaCAAGAGCAGAAGGATGGTCAACACAGGCAACAGCACGTGAAACTTCACACAGCCCCCTTGATCACTCTGCTGTTAAGCCATTTGGTACATCCTACAGCACTAGTGCTAGCAAAGATCTTGGAAGTGTTGCAAACACTAGGAAAAGTAATATGAAAGATGTAAATAGCAAGGAAAGTGCCACACTGAATTCAGAACCAACAGGTAGAGCTACAGGGCATAACACACTTGTTGCAAAAACATCTCCCAAGAAAAGATACCTGAAAAGAACTGCACGAGACTGTTACAAATCCCCAAATCAGAGTAACAAtcatcagaagaagaaagactACAGATCATTTTCAGACAGAGAAAATACCGTTGCAAACAATGAATGCAGGCATGGCGTTCAAGAACAGCTGTCTTCCAGTGCCACCATGAATGCCGAAAACCAGGCCAAGCATAAGTGTGATGCTGTGCTAAATAATGACGTTCAGGTTAGCTTATCTCTGTTAGGAAATCATGTCTTGCTTCCTTCTCAGCCTGTCCTACAGGTGAAACATTCAAGGGACAAATATTGTATAACAGATTTTGCAGAAGAATTGGCAGAAACAGTTGTCTCTATGGCAACAGAAATAGCTGCCATTTGTCTTGAAAATTCAAATGGAAAGCAACCCTGGTTCTGTGCGTGGAAGAGAGGCAATGAATATCTGATGACCCAGAGTTTATCATGCAGAaccatgaaaaggaaaaaggaaacccATGCTAATGGTTCAGTTGTTCGGAAGCATAGGGCACCTAGACTTAGTGagatcaaaagaaaaactgatgagCATCCTGAGCTAAAGGAAAGATTGATGAATCGGGTAGTAGATGAATCTATAAACCTTGAGGATACACCAGATTCAGTCAATGTCTTTGCAAATGAAGTGGCTGCCAAGATCATGAACCTCACTGAACTCTCCATGGTTGATAGCATCTGGCAAGGTCCAAACCACCCCAGGAACAGGTTGCATTGTGAAAGATGGAGCCGAGCCAAGGCCTCAAGCTGCGAGAGCATACCAGAAGAGGACTCAGATTCCAAAGCCTCTCTCAATACCCTAGGCCTAATGAACACCTTTGGTCAACCTGTGAGCCAGACAAGTTCTGTTTCAAAGCAGTCTAGTTGCGAAAGCATTACAGATGAATTTTCAAGATTTATGGTGAACCAGatggaaaatgaaggaagaggCTTTGATTTATTACTGGATTATtatgcaggaaaaaatgcaaacaacatCTTAACTTCTGCTTTGCAACAGGTAGCCAAGAAAACTGGACATCTTAATGTAAGACCAAGTTGCCCATCCAAACAGTCCAGCACAGAAAGCATAACAGAAGAATTTTATAGGTATATGCtaagagaaatagaaaaggaaaataaagataatttatCTTCCCCTAGGAATTCGAAGGACTGGTGTGACAGTTTGCTACCACCCTCTCTACGATCACCTTTTTGCTTTAGGCAATCGTCAGTGCCTGACAGCAGATCATCAGGCTCTAGGCTAACAGTTAATGTCCCAATTAAAGCAAATTCATTAGATGGATTTGCCCACCATCACCAAGATTCCTTAAGCGTACAGCCAGTCAGTACCGTGGCTTCTTCAGGTCTTTGCAAGTCTGACTCATGCCTTTACCAACGATGCAAGACTGACCAGATAACAGATATGTTGATTCACGAGACGTGGGCAAGTTCTATTGAATCTTTAATGCGCAAGAACAAAATCATAGCAGATGAGGCggaggctgcagaggcagaCCAGTTTCACAGTGATTCCCCACCACATGTGGAACAATATGCAAACAGACTGGCTGCAAATATTGttgaaagtggaaaaaatttAATTGTTGTCCAGCAGGATTCCTTTGATTATACAAGCCAAGAACATGTGCTGGAAAGCAAACATCCCCAAAGCACAACTCAGATTCAATCAAAACCCAAAAGGGATGGAGTAAATTTGGATGAGAAAAAAGAGCATGTGAAGAGCCCTGGATGTCTCCCTGCAGGTCAGCACAGGGAAGTGCCTTTAATTCAGATAGAAACTGATCAACGAGATGAGCCAGATAAAGAATCAGAGTCCTTAACTTCATGTGGCccttctggaaagcagcagcaaagcaaagaaaagcctCCAGAAGCTTTTGATGGGAAACACATggtttccagttctctcccaaGTAG CAACAGTCCTCAGAACAGACCAGATGCTGAAATCATAGGAGAGACAAAAACAGCTGAAGAATTTCCAAACCATCTCAGCAGCAGTGAAGAAAGCACTGGCAGCTGGTCCCAGCTAGCTAACGATGAGGACAATCCTGATGACACAAGTAGCTACTTACAACTCAGCGAGCGATCCCTGAG CAATGGCAACAGCAGTACAACTAGCAGTCTTGGCATTATGGACCTGGAAATTTATCAGGAGAACGTGCCATCTTCTCCTATGATTAA TGAATTAGTagaagaaaaggttttccttaaagaacagacagaaaatacagagg aaagtaCTTCTGGGCTTTCAGTGGGAACAGCCAATTGTCAAAAGGACCTACTGGTGATAAACTTTGATCTGGAACCAGAGTGCCCTGATGTGGAGCTGCGAGCCACCCTGCAGTGGATAGCTGCTTCTGAACTTGGAATTCCAACCATCTATTTTAAGAAATctcaggaaaacagaattgAAAAG tttttagATGTTGTACAATTAGTTCAACGGAAGTCCTGGAAAGTGGGGGATATCTTTCATGCCGTGGTGCAGTACTGCAAGCTCAGTGAAGAAGGCAGAGAGATGACACCAAGCCTGTTTGACTGGCTTCTTGAATTGGGTTAA
- the SPHKAP gene encoding A-kinase anchor protein SPHKAP isoform X4 has product MHEVPEHQGSSTDSSASSLGSSVTACKKILCSNSLLESTDYWLQNQRTPCQIGFLEDKSESNCASVCFVNLDANRDDCSDEQVKQRLISVSPNLPKLISSMNVQPPKENEIVLLSGLASGNLQADYEVPQCPWLADVCLVQCARGDRKNSASCIIFEINKFLIGLELVQERQLQIEAHVLKPEDDTNCSVSSIEEDFLTASEHFEDDNEADEYKTGHEKLSVSETSSDVKKNKGKGFENLHYKKARLPFILEGNGINKDNAATRVSEAVNVVAEDGILQPEDKSDQEMLLQKELAGRATSSFSTTNLTSEVENSSSVHVLEDVSLTKMAKEELGPLYDPTVKHNSKTDGEDCAGIRKTVPPSQNERATTGQYATNLAESVLQDAFIRLSQSQPTFSEEAAVSISVGSSCKSEDVSVPRSWNELPKIVIVQSPDSSENVSEWPGSAFPNLCHWTESESSAEVSDYLEEEHSNGHGQSALEVALACAATVVGTISSPQAAEKFRWDQEATDSKSGAVDNEELHAASSQLLDDSAGTEYSFPSALCGMTQVASAVAVCGLGETKEEKYPAASSGLMSAAQTSAAITLHCSIAIGSSMEKLNNSIAEALLKEASIILTKPNTYKNVGHFMESINGKIIETAARPRIAHTDEVIRDELAQNLSNIILRHSVEEVRKKRQLHPHSENGSSTQDIFMETANELLFNVIYFTCKKMNDLRQVEECSPLFSEGTKAEKVTRAEGWSTQATARETSHSPLDHSAVKPFGTSYSTSASKDLGSVANTRKSNMKDVNSKESATLNSEPTGRATGHNTLVAKTSPKKRYLKRTARDCYKSPNQSNNHQKKKDYRSFSDRENTVANNECRHGVQEQLSSSATMNAENQAKHKCDAVLNNDVQVSLSLLGNHVLLPSQPVLQVKHSRDKYCITDFAEELAETVVSMATEIAAICLENSNGKQPWFCAWKRGNEYLMTQSLSCRTMKRKKETHANGSVVRKHRAPRLSEIKRKTDEHPELKERLMNRVVDESINLEDTPDSVNVFANEVAAKIMNLTELSMVDSIWQGPNHPRNRLHCERWSRAKASSCESIPEEDSDSKASLNTLGLMNTFGQPVSQTSSVSKQSSCESITDEFSRFMVNQMENEGRGFDLLLDYYAGKNANNILTSALQQVAKKTGHLNVRPSCPSKQSSTESITEEFYRYMLREIEKENKDNLSSPRNSKDWCDSLLPPSLRSPFCFRQSSVPDSRSSGSRLTVNVPIKANSLDGFAHHHQDSLSVQPVSTVASSGLCKSDSCLYQRCKTDQITDMLIHETWASSIESLMRKNKIIADEAEAAEADQFHSDSPPHVEQYANRLAANIVESGKNLIVVQQDSFDYTSQEHVLESKHPQSTTQIQSKPKRDGVNLDEKKEHVKSPGCLPAGQHREVPLIQIETDQRDEPDKESESLTSCGPSGKQQQSKEKPPEAFDGKHMVSSSLPSSNSPQNRPDAEIIGETKTAEEFPNHLSSSEESTGSWSQLANDEDNPDDTSSYLQLSERSLSNGNSSTTSSLGIMDLEIYQENVPSSPMINELVEEKVFLKEQTENTEESTSGLSVGTANCQKDLLVINFDLEPECPDVELRATLQWIAASELGIPTIYFKKSQENRIEKFLDVVQLVQRKSWKVGDIFHAVVQYCKLSEEGREMTPSLFDWLLELG; this is encoded by the exons GTTTGTTTTGTGAATTTAGATGCAAACAGAGATGATTGCAGTGATGAGCAAGTGAAACAG AGGTTGATCAGCGTCTCTCCAAATCTCCCCAAACTCATCAGTTCAATGAACGTACAACcaccaaaggaaaatgaaatagtCCTGCTGAGTGGATTAGCATCAGGAAACCTTCAGGCCGATTATGAAGTTCCCCAG TGTCCTTGGCTGGCAGATGTCTGCTTGGTTCAGTGTGCGAGGGGGGACAGGAAAAACAGCGCAAGCTGCATcatttttgaaataaacaaGTTTCTGATTGGACTTGAGCTCGTTCAGGAGAGACAGCTGCAGATAGAAGCTCATGTCTTAAAGCCCGAGGATGACACAAACTGCTCAGTGTCCTCAATAGAAGAAGATTTCCTCACAGCATCTGAGCACTTCGAGGATGACAACGAGGCTGATGAATATAAAACTG gTCATGAAAAATTAAGTGTTTCAGAAACATCTTCAGATGTcaaaaaaaataagggaaaggGATTTGAAAATCTCCACTACAAAAAAGCCAGGTTACCATTCATTCTTGAAGGGAACGGGATTAATAAAGATAATGCAGCTACTAGAGTCTCTGAAGCTGTGAATGTTGTGGCTGAAGATGGCATCTTACAACCTGAAGATAAATCAGACCAGGAAATGTTGTTGCAGAAGGAATTAGCTGGAAGAGCTACTTCATCCTTTAGTACTACTAATTTGACTAGTGAGGTTGAAAATTCCTCCTCAGTGCATGTGTTAGAAGATGTATCTTTAACCAAAATGGCTAAAGAGGAGCTGGGGCCTCTGTATGACCCAACAGTGAAACACAACAGTAAGACAGATGGAGAGGATTGTGCAGGTATCAGGAAAACTGTTCCTCCCTCGCAAAATGAGCGGGCAACTACAGGTCAGTATGCCACAAATTTAGCAGAATCTGTTCTGCAAGATGCGTTCATTAGGCTGTCACAGTCGCAACCCACTTTTAGTGAGGAGGCTGCCGTCAGCATCTCTGTAGGAAGCTCCTGCAAGTCAGAAGATGTATCTGTTCCCCGATCGTGGAATGAACTTCCAAAGATCGTCATAGTGCAAAGTCCAGACAGTTCTGAGAATGTTTCTGAGTGGCCAGGGTCTGCCTTCCCCAACCTGTGCCACTGGACTGAATCAGAAAGTTCTGCTGAAGTTTCAGATTACTTAGAGGAAGAACATTCAAATGGACATGGCCAGAGTGCACTGGAAGTGGCTCTGGCTTGTGCAGCCACTGTTGTTGGAACCATTTCCAGTCCCCAGGCTGCAGAAAAGTTCAGATGGGATCAAGAAGCCACAGACTCTAAAAGTGGAGCGGTTGATAATGAAGAGCTACACGCAGCATCTTCACAGCTGCTTGATGACAGTGCTGGCACAGAATATTCATTTCCATCTGCACTGTGTGGCATGACTCAAGTAGCAAGTGCTGTAGCCGTCTGTGGTCTGGGTGAAACGAAGGAAGAGAAGTACCCTGCAGCGTCAAGTGGACTTATGTCTGCTGCTCAGACTTCTGCAGCCATTACTCTTCATTGCAGCATAGCTATAGGAAGCAGCATGGAGAAACTGAATAATAGCATTGCAGAGGCACTTCTCAAAGAGGCATCAATAATTTTGACAAAACCCAACACATACAAAAATGTAGGGCATTTTATGGAATccataaatggaaaaattattgAAACAGCAGCAAGGCCACGGATTGCACACACTGATGAAGTAATCAGGGATGAACTTGCACAAAACTTATCCAATATTATTCTACGACATTCTGTTGAAGAGGTTAGGAAGAAGAGACAGCTACACCCCCATTCAGAAAATGGCTCAAGTACGCAAGACATTTTCATGGAGACTGCAAATGAGttgctttttaatgtaatatattTCACTTGCAAGAAGATGAATGACTTAAGACAAGTTGAAGAGTgttctcctctcttttctgagggcacaaaagcagagaaagtaaCAAGAGCAGAAGGATGGTCAACACAGGCAACAGCACGTGAAACTTCACACAGCCCCCTTGATCACTCTGCTGTTAAGCCATTTGGTACATCCTACAGCACTAGTGCTAGCAAAGATCTTGGAAGTGTTGCAAACACTAGGAAAAGTAATATGAAAGATGTAAATAGCAAGGAAAGTGCCACACTGAATTCAGAACCAACAGGTAGAGCTACAGGGCATAACACACTTGTTGCAAAAACATCTCCCAAGAAAAGATACCTGAAAAGAACTGCACGAGACTGTTACAAATCCCCAAATCAGAGTAACAAtcatcagaagaagaaagactACAGATCATTTTCAGACAGAGAAAATACCGTTGCAAACAATGAATGCAGGCATGGCGTTCAAGAACAGCTGTCTTCCAGTGCCACCATGAATGCCGAAAACCAGGCCAAGCATAAGTGTGATGCTGTGCTAAATAATGACGTTCAGGTTAGCTTATCTCTGTTAGGAAATCATGTCTTGCTTCCTTCTCAGCCTGTCCTACAGGTGAAACATTCAAGGGACAAATATTGTATAACAGATTTTGCAGAAGAATTGGCAGAAACAGTTGTCTCTATGGCAACAGAAATAGCTGCCATTTGTCTTGAAAATTCAAATGGAAAGCAACCCTGGTTCTGTGCGTGGAAGAGAGGCAATGAATATCTGATGACCCAGAGTTTATCATGCAGAaccatgaaaaggaaaaaggaaacccATGCTAATGGTTCAGTTGTTCGGAAGCATAGGGCACCTAGACTTAGTGagatcaaaagaaaaactgatgagCATCCTGAGCTAAAGGAAAGATTGATGAATCGGGTAGTAGATGAATCTATAAACCTTGAGGATACACCAGATTCAGTCAATGTCTTTGCAAATGAAGTGGCTGCCAAGATCATGAACCTCACTGAACTCTCCATGGTTGATAGCATCTGGCAAGGTCCAAACCACCCCAGGAACAGGTTGCATTGTGAAAGATGGAGCCGAGCCAAGGCCTCAAGCTGCGAGAGCATACCAGAAGAGGACTCAGATTCCAAAGCCTCTCTCAATACCCTAGGCCTAATGAACACCTTTGGTCAACCTGTGAGCCAGACAAGTTCTGTTTCAAAGCAGTCTAGTTGCGAAAGCATTACAGATGAATTTTCAAGATTTATGGTGAACCAGatggaaaatgaaggaagaggCTTTGATTTATTACTGGATTATtatgcaggaaaaaatgcaaacaacatCTTAACTTCTGCTTTGCAACAGGTAGCCAAGAAAACTGGACATCTTAATGTAAGACCAAGTTGCCCATCCAAACAGTCCAGCACAGAAAGCATAACAGAAGAATTTTATAGGTATATGCtaagagaaatagaaaaggaaaataaagataatttatCTTCCCCTAGGAATTCGAAGGACTGGTGTGACAGTTTGCTACCACCCTCTCTACGATCACCTTTTTGCTTTAGGCAATCGTCAGTGCCTGACAGCAGATCATCAGGCTCTAGGCTAACAGTTAATGTCCCAATTAAAGCAAATTCATTAGATGGATTTGCCCACCATCACCAAGATTCCTTAAGCGTACAGCCAGTCAGTACCGTGGCTTCTTCAGGTCTTTGCAAGTCTGACTCATGCCTTTACCAACGATGCAAGACTGACCAGATAACAGATATGTTGATTCACGAGACGTGGGCAAGTTCTATTGAATCTTTAATGCGCAAGAACAAAATCATAGCAGATGAGGCggaggctgcagaggcagaCCAGTTTCACAGTGATTCCCCACCACATGTGGAACAATATGCAAACAGACTGGCTGCAAATATTGttgaaagtggaaaaaatttAATTGTTGTCCAGCAGGATTCCTTTGATTATACAAGCCAAGAACATGTGCTGGAAAGCAAACATCCCCAAAGCACAACTCAGATTCAATCAAAACCCAAAAGGGATGGAGTAAATTTGGATGAGAAAAAAGAGCATGTGAAGAGCCCTGGATGTCTCCCTGCAGGTCAGCACAGGGAAGTGCCTTTAATTCAGATAGAAACTGATCAACGAGATGAGCCAGATAAAGAATCAGAGTCCTTAACTTCATGTGGCccttctggaaagcagcagcaaagcaaagaaaagcctCCAGAAGCTTTTGATGGGAAACACATggtttccagttctctcccaaGTAG CAACAGTCCTCAGAACAGACCAGATGCTGAAATCATAGGAGAGACAAAAACAGCTGAAGAATTTCCAAACCATCTCAGCAGCAGTGAAGAAAGCACTGGCAGCTGGTCCCAGCTAGCTAACGATGAGGACAATCCTGATGACACAAGTAGCTACTTACAACTCAGCGAGCGATCCCTGAG CAATGGCAACAGCAGTACAACTAGCAGTCTTGGCATTATGGACCTGGAAATTTATCAGGAGAACGTGCCATCTTCTCCTATGATTAA TGAATTAGTagaagaaaaggttttccttaaagaacagacagaaaatacagagg aaagtaCTTCTGGGCTTTCAGTGGGAACAGCCAATTGTCAAAAGGACCTACTGGTGATAAACTTTGATCTGGAACCAGAGTGCCCTGATGTGGAGCTGCGAGCCACCCTGCAGTGGATAGCTGCTTCTGAACTTGGAATTCCAACCATCTATTTTAAGAAATctcaggaaaacagaattgAAAAG tttttagATGTTGTACAATTAGTTCAACGGAAGTCCTGGAAAGTGGGGGATATCTTTCATGCCGTGGTGCAGTACTGCAAGCTCAGTGAAGAAGGCAGAGAGATGACACCAAGCCTGTTTGACTGGCTTCTTGAATTGGGTTAA